A single window of Desulfovibrio sp. G11 DNA harbors:
- a CDS encoding (Fe-S)-binding protein, with protein sequence MSNLHELAQRLMALDDKVTACMKCGMCQAVCPMFGASGMEADVARGKLALIDNLAHEMIQDPEAVADKLGRCLLCGSCQASCPPGVQIMDVFMEAREIVNAYLGLHPVKKMIFRAVLPQPGVFNLAMRMGAPVQGLIFRSTGSAQGTVCAPMLNFMLGDRHMRPLAKKPLHARYGALDERRPAGGIKVAFYPGCMGDKMYTDMAEACLKVLRHHNVAVFMPKGLTCCGIPALSSGDAEGMVKQMKVNLRALDGADFDYILSPCGSCTSTVKELWPRYAGRLGAAELRKAEQLAAKAMDINAFLVDVLKVQPAEAPAGNATTVTYHDSCHLKKSLGVVGQPRAVMAANPAYKVVEMAEADRCCGCGGSFNLFHYDYSRKIGQRKRDNVVSSGAEIVAAGCPACMMQLEDVLSHNKDRVRVKHTVEIYAESLK encoded by the coding sequence ATGAGTAATCTGCACGAACTGGCCCAGCGCCTTATGGCGCTGGACGACAAAGTCACGGCCTGCATGAAATGCGGCATGTGCCAGGCCGTGTGCCCCATGTTCGGCGCTTCCGGTATGGAGGCCGACGTGGCGCGCGGCAAGCTGGCGCTTATCGACAATCTGGCCCATGAAATGATCCAGGACCCCGAAGCCGTGGCCGACAAGCTGGGCCGCTGCCTTCTGTGCGGCTCCTGCCAGGCGTCCTGCCCGCCCGGCGTCCAGATTATGGACGTGTTTATGGAAGCGCGGGAAATCGTCAACGCCTATCTGGGTCTGCATCCGGTCAAAAAAATGATCTTCCGCGCAGTGCTGCCGCAGCCCGGCGTGTTTAACCTCGCCATGCGCATGGGTGCTCCTGTTCAGGGGCTGATCTTCCGCAGCACGGGTTCGGCTCAGGGTACGGTGTGCGCGCCCATGCTGAACTTCATGCTGGGCGACCGCCATATGCGCCCCCTGGCCAAAAAGCCCCTGCACGCTCGCTACGGCGCGCTTGACGAACGCCGCCCGGCCGGCGGCATCAAGGTGGCCTTTTATCCGGGCTGCATGGGCGACAAGATGTATACTGATATGGCTGAAGCCTGCCTCAAGGTGCTGCGCCATCACAACGTGGCGGTCTTTATGCCCAAGGGCCTGACCTGCTGCGGCATTCCTGCCCTGTCCTCCGGCGATGCCGAGGGCATGGTCAAACAGATGAAGGTCAACCTGCGCGCCCTCGACGGTGCGGATTTTGACTACATTCTCAGCCCCTGCGGTTCCTGTACTTCTACTGTCAAGGAACTGTGGCCCCGCTACGCCGGGCGCCTTGGCGCCGCGGAACTGCGCAAGGCCGAGCAGCTTGCTGCCAAGGCCATGGACATCAACGCCTTTCTTGTGGATGTGCTCAAGGTGCAGCCTGCCGAAGCTCCGGCGGGCAACGCCACGACCGTGACCTATCACGACTCCTGCCATCTCAAAAAATCGCTGGGTGTTGTGGGCCAGCCCCGTGCTGTCATGGCGGCCAACCCCGCCTACAAGGTGGTGGAAATGGCCGAAGCTGACCGTTGCTGCGGCTGCGGCGGCTCGTTCAACCTCTTCCACTATGACTATTCGCGCAAGATCGGCCAGCGCAAGCGCGACAATGTGGTGTCCTCCGGGGCCGAGATTGTTGCCGCAGGCTGCCCTGCCTGCATGATGCAGCTTGAAGACGTGCTCTCGCACAACAAGGACCGTGTGCGCGTCAAACATACCGTTGAAATATACGCTGAAAGCCTGAAATAA
- a CDS encoding LutC/YkgG family protein codes for MPPVNQELVEAFAAKAAAVSAVVQEVPTMAAALQYVVDVCASKAPAEILADEPGTAQGPLSPNNVPTRVQRVIAAPELNDADFATLAAACDEKGFLCIREGLRNYLAGIDVGLSTGIVGVAASATCMLDTDKEDVRLAGMISEVSMILLRKSDIYPDLPSIAQFLRERMNSAPATYTTLVTGPSRTADIERVAAVGVHGPLELHIILLED; via the coding sequence ATGCCCCCTGTGAACCAGGAACTGGTCGAAGCCTTCGCCGCCAAGGCCGCGGCGGTCAGCGCAGTGGTGCAGGAAGTGCCCACCATGGCCGCGGCCCTGCAATATGTTGTGGACGTGTGCGCCAGCAAGGCTCCTGCTGAAATTCTGGCTGATGAGCCTGGCACCGCGCAAGGCCCCTTGAGCCCCAACAACGTGCCTACCCGGGTGCAGCGTGTTATCGCAGCCCCTGAACTCAACGATGCGGACTTCGCCACCCTGGCCGCCGCCTGCGACGAAAAGGGTTTTCTCTGCATTCGCGAAGGGCTGCGCAACTATCTTGCCGGTATCGATGTGGGGCTTTCCACAGGTATTGTCGGTGTGGCGGCCAGCGCCACCTGCATGCTGGATACCGACAAGGAAGACGTGCGCCTGGCGGGCATGATTTCTGAAGTGTCCATGATTCTTTTGCGCAAGTCCGACATTTATCCCGATCTGCCGTCCATTGCCCAGTTTTTGCGTGAGCGCATGAACTCGGCCCCGGCCACCTACACCACTCTGGTGACGGGTCCCAGCCGCACGGCTGATATCGAACGTGTGGCTGCCGTGGGCGTACATGGCCCGCTGGAACTCCACATCATTCTTCTGGAGGACTAA
- the ldhH gene encoding L-lactate dehydrogenase (quinone) large subunit LdhH — translation MHDALKSSSGYHKELDEALNDEFLRRTLDTFAVAYRANREAVFKEVDERALIAQVADAKDYACQHMEELYTQFKAEAEKRGVHVHRAATAAEANEIISRIARENNVKRVVKSKSMTAEEIELNPALEAQGLIVDETDLGEWIIQLRHEGPSHMVMPAIHLSRYQVADDFTKATGVKQDSDVQHLVKVARVQLRRKFIAADMGISGCNFAVAENGSVSTVTNEGNARMVTTLPRVHVAIAGLDKLVAKLDDALTALLVLPRNATAQRITSYVTWMCGAGPCAANADDKKIMHVVFLDNGRTEIAKDPLFKQIFRCVRCGACANVCPVYRLVGGHKMGYIYIGAIGLILTYFFHGKDRARILSQNCMGCESCANVCAGGIELPRLIREIRARLNEEQGAPIEANLLSAVMKNRKLFHRLLKFASFAQKPFTRGTQFQRHLPSIFMGKHNFKALPAIANKSFRDRWPEIAPRVQNPTMRVAIFSGCAQDFIYPEQLEACVKILAAKNVAVEFPMDQSCCGLPLEMMGQRKTSIDVAKQNIAAFRGGNYDYIITLCASCAGHLKHHYPQILDKDYAVVEGQAFAAKVIDFSSFVHDVLGLKPEDFHKSGQKVTYHASCHLCRGLGVKKAPRELIADAAEYVPCEEEEVCCGFGGSYSVKFPEISAQLLEKKINNMKATGADRLVVDCPGCVMQLRGGAEKQGLKIKVDHISELLADNLKK, via the coding sequence ATGCATGACGCCCTTAAAAGCAGCTCCGGTTACCACAAGGAACTGGACGAAGCCCTGAACGACGAATTTTTGCGTCGCACCCTCGACACCTTTGCCGTGGCCTATCGCGCCAACCGCGAAGCCGTGTTCAAAGAAGTGGACGAACGCGCCCTCATTGCCCAGGTGGCCGATGCCAAGGACTACGCCTGTCAGCATATGGAAGAACTGTACACCCAGTTCAAGGCCGAAGCTGAAAAGCGTGGTGTGCATGTGCACCGCGCCGCTACGGCTGCCGAAGCCAACGAGATCATTTCGCGCATTGCCAGGGAAAACAACGTCAAGCGCGTAGTGAAGTCCAAGTCGATGACGGCTGAAGAAATCGAGCTTAATCCTGCCCTTGAGGCCCAGGGCCTCATTGTGGATGAAACCGACCTTGGCGAATGGATCATCCAGTTGCGGCACGAAGGCCCTTCCCACATGGTCATGCCCGCCATCCATCTTTCACGCTATCAGGTGGCCGATGACTTCACCAAGGCCACCGGCGTAAAGCAGGATTCGGACGTGCAGCACCTGGTCAAGGTGGCCCGTGTGCAGCTGCGCCGCAAGTTCATTGCCGCGGATATGGGCATCAGCGGCTGTAACTTCGCCGTGGCCGAAAACGGCTCGGTGTCCACCGTGACCAACGAGGGCAACGCCCGCATGGTCACCACACTGCCGCGCGTGCATGTGGCCATTGCCGGTCTGGACAAGCTCGTTGCCAAGCTGGACGACGCCCTTACAGCCCTGCTGGTGCTGCCCCGCAACGCCACTGCCCAGCGCATCACCTCCTACGTCACCTGGATGTGCGGCGCGGGTCCCTGCGCGGCCAATGCGGACGATAAAAAGATCATGCATGTGGTCTTTCTGGACAACGGGCGTACCGAGATTGCCAAGGATCCGCTGTTCAAGCAGATCTTCCGCTGCGTGCGCTGCGGCGCCTGCGCCAACGTCTGCCCCGTGTACCGCCTGGTGGGCGGCCACAAGATGGGCTACATCTACATTGGCGCCATTGGCCTTATTCTTACCTACTTCTTCCACGGTAAAGACCGCGCGCGCATTCTGAGCCAGAACTGCATGGGATGCGAATCCTGCGCCAATGTGTGCGCCGGCGGCATCGAGCTGCCGCGCCTCATCCGCGAAATCCGCGCGCGTCTCAATGAAGAGCAGGGCGCTCCCATTGAAGCCAACCTGCTGTCGGCCGTCATGAAGAACCGCAAGCTCTTCCACCGGCTGCTCAAGTTCGCCAGCTTTGCCCAGAAGCCCTTTACCCGCGGAACGCAGTTCCAGCGTCACCTGCCCTCAATATTTATGGGCAAGCACAACTTCAAGGCGCTGCCCGCCATCGCCAACAAGTCCTTCCGTGACCGCTGGCCCGAAATTGCGCCCAGGGTGCAGAATCCCACCATGCGTGTGGCCATCTTCAGCGGCTGCGCCCAGGACTTCATCTACCCCGAGCAGCTGGAAGCCTGCGTGAAAATTCTTGCCGCCAAAAATGTGGCGGTGGAATTCCCCATGGACCAGTCCTGCTGCGGCCTGCCCCTGGAAATGATGGGACAGCGCAAAACCTCCATTGATGTGGCCAAGCAGAACATCGCGGCTTTCCGCGGCGGCAACTATGACTACATCATCACGCTCTGCGCAAGCTGCGCCGGGCACCTCAAACATCATTATCCGCAGATCCTGGACAAGGATTACGCAGTGGTGGAAGGTCAGGCCTTTGCGGCCAAGGTCATTGATTTCAGCTCTTTTGTGCATGACGTGCTGGGCCTCAAGCCCGAAGACTTCCACAAGTCCGGGCAGAAGGTCACCTATCATGCTTCGTGCCACCTCTGTCGTGGCCTGGGCGTGAAAAAGGCCCCCCGTGAGCTTATCGCTGACGCGGCGGAATACGTACCCTGCGAGGAAGAAGAAGTCTGCTGCGGCTTTGGTGGCAGCTACTCCGTGAAGTTCCCCGAAATATCGGCGCAGCTTCTGGAAAAGAAAATCAACAATATGAAGGCCACCGGAGCCGACCGCCTGGTGGTGGACTGCCCCGGCTGCGTCATGCAGCTGCGCGGCGGCGCTGAAAAGCAGGGGCTGAAGATCAAGGTCGACCACATTTCGGAATTGCTGGCCGACAATCTGAAAAAATAA
- a CDS encoding alpha/beta hydrolase family protein → MRQKFSVLLPLCLGILLLSFSNARADFYQVGFRTLGQWDAENGLRLDVNLWYPSVRPPRDIQYGPWEISAARGGKPVEGRFPLILLSHDTAGSRFSYHDTAAWLAACGFVVAAPTHPGDNMDNMDLLLTWEQLESRVRELSGLITFLLNDVEAEPTIDHERIGVLGFGAGGTAALLLGGALPGCEGWKDYCAQAGRHDMYCNIWAQNRMDGLCRSLPLTKSPADTRIKAVAAVAPGFGMLFGRDSFRWFYPPLLLVAASGDSLNKTALHARKIYECTGKKARWLVLDKADAGALMAPCPPALAEELPELCHSVNEKDREAVHKSMFAALSDFFLHYLGSGKNLPRIPAPPDLSPPLPPKQESAPAPAQPVKRKRSQ, encoded by the coding sequence ATGCGACAGAAATTTTCCGTACTGCTGCCCCTCTGCCTCGGCATTTTGCTGCTCTCCTTTTCCAACGCCCGAGCCGACTTTTATCAGGTGGGTTTTCGCACACTTGGGCAATGGGATGCCGAAAACGGCCTGCGGCTGGACGTGAACCTCTGGTATCCTTCGGTGCGCCCCCCGCGCGACATCCAGTACGGCCCCTGGGAAATTTCAGCCGCCCGTGGGGGCAAGCCCGTGGAAGGGCGCTTTCCGCTCATTCTGCTCTCACACGATACGGCGGGATCGCGCTTTTCCTATCACGACACTGCCGCATGGCTGGCAGCCTGCGGCTTTGTAGTGGCGGCTCCCACGCATCCCGGCGACAATATGGACAACATGGATCTGCTCCTGACCTGGGAACAGCTGGAAAGCAGGGTACGGGAGCTTTCGGGCCTTATCACCTTTTTGCTGAACGATGTGGAAGCCGAGCCTACCATCGACCATGAGCGCATCGGCGTTCTGGGCTTTGGCGCAGGCGGCACGGCAGCGCTTCTTCTGGGCGGCGCACTCCCCGGCTGCGAAGGCTGGAAAGACTACTGCGCGCAAGCAGGCCGGCACGACATGTATTGCAATATCTGGGCGCAGAACCGCATGGACGGACTCTGCCGCAGCCTGCCCCTGACAAAAAGCCCTGCCGATACGCGCATCAAAGCAGTGGCGGCAGTGGCTCCCGGTTTCGGCATGCTCTTCGGGCGGGATTCATTCCGCTGGTTTTACCCCCCCCTGCTGCTTGTGGCCGCTTCAGGCGACAGCCTGAACAAAACCGCTCTGCATGCCCGCAAGATTTATGAATGCACAGGCAAAAAAGCCCGCTGGCTGGTTCTGGACAAGGCCGATGCCGGCGCGCTCATGGCCCCCTGCCCTCCCGCCCTGGCCGAAGAGCTGCCGGAACTCTGCCACTCAGTGAACGAAAAAGACAGAGAAGCCGTACACAAAAGCATGTTCGCCGCATTGAGCGACTTTTTTCTGCACTATCTTGGCAGTGGTAAAAACCTGCCCCGCATTCCCGCCCCGCCGGACCTTAGCCCGCCCTTGCCGCCCAAACAGGAAAGCGCCCCGGCGCCAGCACAACCGGTAAAACGCAAACGGTCGCAGTAA
- a CDS encoding DedA family protein, producing the protein MDMVSYFIDFVLHIDVHLFELVEQYGLWIYAILFIIVFCETGLVVTPFLPGDSLLFAAGVVAGTGLMGYAEVMLVLLAAGILGDAVNYCIGRHVGPAIFSRDSRFIKKEHLLKAHHFYERHGGKAIVLARFVPIVRTFAPFVAGIALMHPRTFFFFNVTGCILWVGSLVSAGFFLGNLEWVRQNFSIIVYGIVIVSVLPVVIEVLRSRLGKGKGSSGEGGGE; encoded by the coding sequence ATGGATATGGTAAGTTATTTTATTGACTTTGTGCTGCACATTGATGTGCATCTTTTTGAACTGGTTGAACAGTATGGCCTTTGGATTTACGCCATACTGTTTATTATTGTTTTTTGCGAAACAGGGCTTGTGGTCACTCCGTTTTTACCCGGTGATTCCCTGCTGTTTGCTGCAGGCGTGGTGGCCGGAACGGGCCTTATGGGCTATGCTGAAGTGATGCTGGTGCTGCTGGCGGCGGGCATTCTGGGGGATGCCGTCAACTACTGCATTGGCCGCCATGTAGGCCCGGCCATCTTTTCGCGGGACAGTCGCTTCATCAAGAAAGAACATCTGCTCAAGGCCCACCATTTTTACGAACGCCACGGCGGCAAGGCCATTGTGCTGGCGCGTTTTGTACCTATTGTGCGCACTTTTGCGCCTTTTGTGGCGGGCATCGCCCTCATGCATCCCCGTACGTTTTTTTTCTTTAACGTGACCGGGTGCATCCTGTGGGTGGGCAGTCTCGTTTCCGCAGGGTTTTTTCTGGGCAACCTTGAGTGGGTGCGCCAGAATTTCAGCATTATCGTTTATGGTATTGTTATTGTATCCGTGCTGCCTGTGGTCATCGAAGTGCTGCGCTCCCGTCTGGGCAAGGGGAAAGGCAGCTCCGGCGAAGGCGGCGGGGAATAG